One part of the Amyelois transitella isolate CPQ chromosome 10, ilAmyTran1.1, whole genome shotgun sequence genome encodes these proteins:
- the LOC132902165 gene encoding uncharacterized protein LOC132902165, protein MFDTEKLIFEVEQRPCLWNLSEKSYSDKFLKQKAWQEVAENCFEEWNNLSNEDKEKKIHFLQKKWKTVRDYYTREKKKENEERSGSAAKKKKPCPYFDLLQFLKVTKQSRNSFSNVTSPENTDNDNDDSNITGNNDDEDPDEQSRSTEADSPLYQPSTSQPASMQKPVYENQPSTSKQTVPSQPETSVSRTKNKKQTLTLFQESLLKKFDNDDDKDPNRLFLLSFLPEMSKMTEKQNFEFRMELMKALNKVKYQIPEQHTQSNWPHFSSPFSDSHSSNQYYPTPVNRGYTTQANEYHSNEINEYDET, encoded by the exons ATGTTCGACACggaaaaattgatttttgaaGTGGAACAACGGCCATGTTTATGGAATTTGTCAGAAAAGTCATACAGTGACAAGTTTTTGAAACAGAAAGCATGGCAAGAGGTCGCTGAGAATTGTTTTGAAGAATGGAACAACTTGAGCAACGAAgacaaagaaaagaaaa TACATTTTCtgcaaaaaaaatggaaaaccGTAAGAGATTATTACAcgcgtgaaaaaaaaaaagaaaatgaagaaagAAGTGGTAGCGCAGCAAAGAAGAAGAAACCATGCCcgtattttgatttattgcagtttttaaaagttacCAAACAGTCAAGGAACTCATTTTCAAATGTAACTTCTCCTGAAAACACTGATAATGATAACGATGACAGTAATATAACTGGCAACAACGACGATGAAGATCCTGATGAACAATCCAGATCCACAGAAGCAGACTCACCACTGTATCAACCGTCTACCAGCCAGCCAGCGTCAATGCAAAAACCTGTATACGAAAACCAGCCATCGACGTCAAAGCAGACAGTGCCATCGCAACCCGAGACATCTGTATCccgaacaaaaaataaaaaacaaacactgACACTGTTTCAAGAATCTCTTCTCAAAAAGTttgataatgatgatgataaggatcctaatcgattatttttattgtcttttttgCCGGAGATGTCCAAAATGACAGAAAAACAGAATTTCGAATTTCGCATGGAACTTATGAAAGCATTAAATAAAGTCAAGTACCAAATTCCAGAACAGCACACACAATCAAATTGGCCTCATTTTTCATCACCCTTTTCCGATTCCCACAGCAGTAATCAATACTACCCGACACCAGTAAATAGAGGATACACAACACAGGCAAATGAATATCActctaatgaaataaatgaatatgatGAAACATAG